In Bactrocera neohumeralis isolate Rockhampton unplaced genomic scaffold, APGP_CSIRO_Bneo_wtdbg2-racon-allhic-juicebox.fasta_v2 ctg4002, whole genome shotgun sequence, a single genomic region encodes these proteins:
- the LOC126767095 gene encoding putative adenylate cyclase regulatory protein — translation MCIHSPWFTLPPSPAADGAIPLMPASRKEDPFSPHDDDTEQYTDIGTALSLCDGDNAIHHLASLRYFGVSATPLTSEGLKKLLGRLQSLRHLAIYLNYAKEFRTIGCLGELKHLARVTVHTCPSITSLHGIECSTSLTEINLTSCINLSSITSLVTLPTLRSLRINGCAAVAPSPFMEAILYSPPASSSSDEGETNRRALQRLSYLQLSELDNNCDNLSALRFLPLLTALDLHLTATDNNAVVVIAKNCVHLQALSLAECFVISEIEPLAALPYLSHLLLRNTTISDASLRRFCEGVPPSLRVLDISECDDITDCCCVTSIETLTRINAQGTRVTAESVYELVKDTVTMDNTPRTMGVSLETVDLRGCTQLKNISSLFAGRR, via the coding sequence ATGTGCATTCACAGTCCATGGTTCACACTTCCGCCGTCGCCTGCGGCCGATGGCGCCATCCCCCTCATGCCTGCAAGCAGGAAAGAAGACCCTTTCTCTCCCCACGACGATGACACGGAGCAGTACACAGACATTGGTACCGCCCTCAGCCTTTGCGACGGGGATAATGCGATTCACCATCTGGCCTCTCTGCGGTACTTTGGCGTCTCGGCCACACCTCTTACCTCAGAAGGACTAAAAAAGCTGCTGGGCCGCCTGCAATCCTTGCGACACCTCGCCATCTACCTCAACTATGCGAAGGAGTTCCGTACCATTGGATGCCTTGGCGAGCTGAAGCATCTGGCCCGGGTGACGGTACACACGTGTCCCAGCATCACCAGTCTCCACGGCATTGAGTGCAGCACTTCGCTGACGGAGATCAACTTGACCAGCTGCATCAATCTTTCCTCTATCACGTCACTGGTGACCTTGCCTACGTTGCGGTCGCTGCGGATCAACGGCTGTGCAGCCGTCGCACCGTCCCCCTTCATGGAGGCCATTCTGTACTCTCCTCCCGCCTCTTCTTCTTCTGACGAGGGTGAGACGAACCGCCGCGCTCTCCAGCGTCTTAGTTACCTGCAGCTCAGCGAACTGGACAACAATTGCGACAACCTGTCGGCTCTTCGTTTCCTTCCTCTGTTGACGGCCCTTGACCTCCACTTGACGGCAACGGACAATAACGCAGTGGTGGTGATCGCGAAAAACTGCGTGCATCTACAGGCGCTGTCGTTGGCGGAGTGCTTTGTGATCTCCGAGATTGAGCCGCTGGCGGCGTTGCCGTACCTGTCGCATCTGCTGCTGCGCAACACTACTATCAGTGACGCAAGTCTCCGGCGTTTCTGCGAAGGAGTACCGCCGTCCCTCCGCGTGCTGGATATCAGTGAGTGTGACGACATCACCGACTGCTGCTGCGTAACCAGCATCGAGACGCTGACGCGGATCAATGCGCAGGGAACACGCGTTACGGCTGAATCTGTCTATGAGCTAGTGAAGGACACCGTGACAATGGACAATACACCGCGAACGATGGGCGTCTCGTTGGAGACGGTTGACCTGCGAGGGTGCACGCAGCTGAAGAATATCTCTTCCTTGTTCGCTGGGAGGCGATAA